Proteins from a genomic interval of Micromonospora sp. NBC_00389:
- the pseB gene encoding UDP-N-acetylglucosamine 4,6-dehydratase (inverting): MSELNGSSILITGGTGSFGRTFLRHILTEADPARVVVFSRDELKQYELRQQLGDDPRLRWFIGDIRDRHRLTRAMHGVEHVVHAAALKQVDTAEYNPSEYIATNITGSQHVVDAAIEAGVRKVIALSTDKASSPINLYGATKLVGDKLFVSANHYAAHHPTRFAVVRYGNVVGSRGSVVPLFSRLAAEGKSLPITDKRMTRFWITLEQAVQFVMDSFDQMQGGELFVPRIPSMRILDLVEAVAPEATTHEIGIRPGEKLHEEMIAPDDSRRTLRAKDRFIVQPTIAGWGYQPPVDCEPVPDGFAYQSDTNDEWLSVDQLRDMLGLTA; encoded by the coding sequence TTGAGTGAGTTGAATGGATCGTCCATTCTGATCACCGGGGGAACGGGTTCCTTCGGCAGGACCTTCCTGCGGCACATCCTCACCGAAGCCGACCCCGCCCGGGTGGTGGTGTTCTCCCGCGACGAGCTCAAGCAGTACGAGCTGCGCCAGCAGCTCGGTGACGACCCCCGGCTGCGCTGGTTCATCGGCGACATCCGGGACCGGCACCGCCTCACCCGGGCGATGCACGGCGTGGAGCACGTCGTGCACGCCGCAGCCCTCAAGCAGGTGGACACGGCGGAGTACAACCCCTCCGAGTACATCGCCACCAACATCACCGGCTCGCAGCACGTGGTCGACGCCGCGATCGAGGCCGGCGTCCGGAAGGTCATCGCGCTCTCCACCGACAAGGCGTCCAGCCCGATCAACCTGTACGGCGCGACCAAGCTGGTCGGCGACAAGCTGTTCGTCTCGGCCAACCACTACGCCGCCCACCACCCGACCCGGTTCGCGGTGGTCCGCTACGGCAACGTGGTCGGCAGCCGTGGCTCGGTGGTCCCGCTGTTCAGCCGGCTGGCCGCCGAGGGCAAGAGCCTGCCGATCACCGACAAGCGGATGACCCGTTTCTGGATCACGCTGGAGCAGGCCGTCCAGTTCGTCATGGACTCGTTCGACCAGATGCAGGGCGGCGAGCTGTTCGTGCCGAGAATCCCCAGCATGCGGATCCTCGACCTGGTCGAGGCGGTCGCCCCGGAGGCCACCACGCACGAGATCGGCATCCGGCCCGGCGAGAAGCTGCACGAGGAGATGATCGCGCCGGACGACAGCCGCCGGACGCTGCGCGCCAAGGACCGGTTCATCGTCCAGCCGACCATCGCCGGCTGGGGCTACCAGCCGCCGGTCGACTGCGAGCCGGTGCCGGACGGCTTCGCGTACCAGTCGGACACCAACGACGAGTGGCTCAGCGTCGACCAACTGCGCGACATGCTCGGCCTCACCGCATGA
- a CDS encoding acyl carrier protein: MKELSRAQIRDLMAQVLKNQDKELPADDAAQLREIGFRSLDFSELALRVEDETGEELNFDAPGLRRIATVGDVLDFLVELQQQ, translated from the coding sequence ATGAAGGAATTGAGTCGCGCGCAGATCCGCGACCTCATGGCTCAGGTGCTGAAGAACCAGGACAAGGAGCTGCCCGCCGACGACGCGGCGCAGTTGCGGGAGATCGGCTTCCGGTCGCTGGACTTCTCCGAGCTGGCCCTGCGGGTGGAGGACGAGACGGGGGAGGAGCTCAACTTCGACGCCCCCGGCCTGCGCCGCATCGCCACCGTCGGGGACGTCCTCGACTTCCTCGTCGAGCTCCAGCAGCAGTGA
- a CDS encoding alpha/beta fold hydrolase: MVDESGGRTGRGPILLLLHGMGATGDVWLPWAPLLEQHWPGRWLAPDLAGHGWSAPLPSYSFEGFAERIAHGLSADDRIVVLGHSLGGVVGLALAARAAGMPVDAVVGLGIKAVWSPDELSRSAELAARPVSWFASRTEAARRYLRVSGLAGLIPSDDPVVDAGLRQVDGRWRLAMDSTAFAVGEPHLAALLAATDVPVVLARGEHDPMVTDAQLKEFGVPVVTLPGLGHNAHVEDPAAVLALLDAYR, translated from the coding sequence GTGGTGGATGAATCAGGTGGCCGGACAGGCCGCGGGCCGATCCTGTTGCTGCTGCACGGGATGGGGGCGACCGGAGACGTCTGGCTGCCCTGGGCCCCACTGCTGGAGCAGCACTGGCCCGGGCGGTGGCTGGCACCGGACCTGGCCGGTCACGGTTGGTCGGCCCCGCTGCCGTCGTACTCCTTCGAGGGGTTCGCCGAGCGTATCGCCCACGGCCTATCCGCCGACGACCGGATCGTCGTGCTCGGGCACTCGCTGGGCGGGGTGGTGGGCCTCGCGCTGGCCGCCCGCGCCGCCGGGATGCCGGTGGACGCGGTGGTCGGGCTGGGCATCAAGGCGGTCTGGTCACCCGACGAGCTGAGCCGCTCCGCCGAACTCGCCGCCCGCCCGGTGAGCTGGTTCGCCAGCCGCACCGAGGCGGCCCGCCGCTACCTGCGGGTCTCGGGGCTCGCCGGCCTGATCCCGTCGGATGATCCGGTGGTGGACGCCGGGCTGCGCCAGGTCGACGGCCGGTGGCGGCTGGCGATGGACTCGACCGCGTTCGCCGTCGGCGAGCCCCACCTCGCCGCTCTGCTGGCCGCGACCGACGTGCCGGTGGTGCTGGCCCGCGGCGAGCACGACCCGATGGTCACCGACGCACAGCTCAAGGAGTTCGGCGTACCGGTCGTCACGCTGCCGGGGCTCGGGCACAACGCGCACGTGGAGGACCCGGCGGCGGTGCTGGCGCTGCTGGACGCGTACCGCTGA
- the pseI gene encoding pseudaminic acid synthase: MTATIKIGPHAVGAGERPFVVAEMSGNHNGDLDRALAIVDAVAESGAHALKLQTYRPDTITIDVDTPAFRISSGHELWGGENLYRLYERAHTPYEWHAPIFERARARGLTVFSSPFDATAVELLESLDAPAYKIASSELVDLPLIRLVASTGKPMVISTGMATVAEIDAAVRTARDGGAAGIVLLACTASYPAPPADSNLRRLPVLAGAFDVPVGLSDHTPGIGVAVASVALGACFIEKHVTLDRADGGVDSDFSLNPTELTALVAESGRAYAALGSTAIGPTPAEREGLRFRRSLFVVEDVRAGDPVTARNVRSIRPAGGLAPVEIDRVLGRTFTTDVPRGTPLSWDLI; the protein is encoded by the coding sequence ATGACGGCGACAATCAAGATCGGACCGCACGCGGTCGGTGCCGGGGAGCGACCCTTCGTGGTCGCCGAGATGTCCGGTAACCACAACGGCGACCTGGACCGGGCGCTGGCCATCGTCGACGCGGTGGCCGAGAGTGGGGCGCACGCCCTCAAACTCCAGACCTACCGGCCGGACACGATCACGATCGACGTCGACACCCCGGCGTTCCGCATCTCCAGCGGACACGAGCTGTGGGGCGGGGAGAACCTGTACCGCCTCTACGAGCGGGCACACACCCCGTACGAGTGGCACGCCCCGATCTTCGAGCGGGCCCGCGCGCGCGGTCTGACCGTCTTCTCGTCACCGTTCGACGCGACCGCCGTGGAGCTGCTGGAGTCGCTGGACGCGCCGGCGTACAAGATCGCTTCGTCGGAGCTGGTCGACCTACCGCTGATCCGGTTGGTGGCCAGCACCGGCAAGCCGATGGTGATCTCTACCGGGATGGCGACGGTGGCCGAGATCGACGCGGCCGTGCGGACCGCCCGGGACGGCGGCGCGGCGGGCATCGTGCTGCTGGCCTGCACCGCGTCCTACCCGGCGCCGCCGGCCGACAGCAACCTGCGCCGGCTGCCGGTGCTGGCCGGCGCGTTCGACGTGCCGGTCGGGCTCTCCGACCACACCCCCGGCATCGGAGTGGCGGTCGCCTCGGTGGCGCTGGGCGCCTGCTTCATCGAGAAGCACGTGACGCTGGACCGGGCTGACGGCGGCGTGGACTCCGACTTTTCGCTGAACCCGACGGAGCTGACGGCCCTGGTCGCCGAGTCGGGCCGGGCGTACGCGGCGCTGGGCAGCACCGCAATCGGTCCGACGCCGGCCGAGCGGGAGGGACTGCGGTTCCGTCGCTCGCTCTTCGTGGTCGAGGACGTGCGGGCCGGCGACCCCGTCACGGCGCGCAACGTCCGATCCATCCGACCGGCGGGCGGGCTGGCCCCGGTGGAGATCGACCGGGTCCTGGGCCGCACCTTCACCACCGACGTCCCGCGCGGCACCCCGCTCAGCTGGGACCTCATCTGA
- a CDS encoding SDR family NAD(P)-dependent oxidoreductase has product MSDLADTQFVPPSSVVLVSGGSRGLGLAIVTDLLDQGVRVAAFARTVTPELSKLAAEHPDRVHVGSVDVTDLHAAQGFVREVEQRLGPIDGIVNNAAVGQDSLHVHTATDDIARIIETNLTAPLQLTRLVVRRMLGKGLRGRIVNITSICAQRGFPGLVAYSATKGGMDAATRSLARELGGRMLVNAVAPGFFASEMSAVLGPTQLDQIVRRTPTGHLTEPVEVVPVVRMLLQAHTNINGQVIVVDGAASI; this is encoded by the coding sequence ATGTCTGACCTCGCCGACACCCAGTTCGTTCCGCCCAGCTCCGTGGTCCTCGTCTCCGGCGGCTCTCGGGGGCTGGGCCTGGCCATCGTCACCGACCTGCTCGACCAGGGCGTACGGGTGGCGGCGTTCGCCCGCACGGTCACCCCGGAGCTGTCGAAGCTCGCCGCCGAGCACCCCGACCGGGTGCACGTCGGCTCGGTGGACGTCACCGACCTGCACGCCGCTCAGGGCTTCGTCCGTGAGGTGGAGCAACGCCTCGGCCCGATCGACGGGATCGTCAACAACGCCGCCGTCGGGCAGGACTCCCTGCACGTACACACGGCCACCGACGACATCGCGCGGATCATCGAGACCAACCTGACCGCCCCGCTCCAGCTGACCCGGCTGGTGGTCCGGCGGATGCTTGGCAAGGGGCTGCGCGGGCGGATCGTCAACATCACCTCGATCTGCGCACAGCGCGGCTTCCCGGGCCTGGTCGCGTACTCGGCCACGAAGGGCGGCATGGACGCCGCCACCCGCTCGCTCGCCCGGGAGTTGGGCGGCCGGATGCTGGTCAACGCGGTCGCTCCCGGCTTCTTCGCCTCGGAGATGTCCGCCGTGCTCGGCCCGACCCAGCTCGACCAGATCGTGCGACGCACCCCGACCGGCCACCTGACCGAGCCGGTGGAGGTCGTACCGGTGGTCCGGATGCTGCTCCAGGCGCACACCAACATCAACGGCCAGGTCATCGTGGTGGACGGTGCCGCCTCCATCTGA
- a CDS encoding acyltransferase family protein, whose amino-acid sequence MTSTVAEPEVRPAPVPARLPSLTGLRWIAALLVFGFHAGTMRIIAEPDYKAVVDALFTLGLSGVQFFFILSGFVLVWSARPGDSRRSFWRRRVAKIYPNHLVLWAAALLVAWWFADPVLPAAALENLLLLQAWDPRPGWFYSINTVSWSLSCEFFFYLCLPLALPLLRRSRPALLWTLVVALPLLILALWPAQHLVPEPSRWWFTQVFPLARSLEFWLGAVAAELMRRGLWRGPGLTGASLIFVATWVAAAQWIRAELWTTLLAVAYLLVITAAADADVRGRRSPWRSRPLVWLGEVSFAFYLVHVLVMTSVLRWTGDWGTGFGGWRGPAAVLGFLLVNLILAGLLHRFVETPMMRRLTPRRSARPAVIPRQRAGGTEARDAEAKAAEAKAAEARDAEARTEAGGASKAGERSTYADSR is encoded by the coding sequence ATGACGAGCACCGTCGCCGAGCCGGAGGTCCGGCCCGCACCCGTCCCGGCCCGGCTGCCCTCGCTGACCGGGCTGCGCTGGATCGCCGCGTTGCTGGTGTTCGGCTTCCACGCCGGCACCATGCGGATCATCGCGGAGCCGGACTACAAGGCCGTGGTCGACGCCCTGTTCACCCTCGGCCTGTCCGGGGTGCAGTTCTTCTTCATTCTCAGTGGCTTCGTACTGGTCTGGTCGGCCCGCCCCGGCGACTCCCGGCGGAGCTTCTGGCGGCGCCGGGTCGCCAAGATCTATCCGAACCACCTGGTGCTGTGGGCGGCGGCGCTGCTGGTCGCCTGGTGGTTCGCCGATCCGGTGCTGCCGGCTGCCGCGCTGGAGAACCTGCTGCTGCTGCAGGCCTGGGACCCTCGGCCGGGTTGGTTCTACAGCATCAACACGGTGAGCTGGTCGCTGTCCTGCGAGTTCTTCTTCTACCTCTGCCTACCGCTGGCACTGCCGCTGCTACGCCGGTCCCGGCCGGCACTGCTCTGGACGCTGGTCGTCGCGTTGCCGCTGCTGATCCTTGCGCTCTGGCCGGCCCAGCACCTGGTGCCGGAGCCCAGCCGCTGGTGGTTCACCCAGGTCTTCCCGCTGGCGCGGTCGCTGGAGTTCTGGTTGGGCGCGGTGGCGGCCGAGTTGATGCGTCGGGGCCTCTGGCGGGGTCCCGGGTTGACCGGAGCCAGCCTGATCTTCGTGGCCACCTGGGTGGCCGCCGCGCAGTGGATCCGCGCCGAACTGTGGACCACCCTGCTCGCGGTGGCGTATCTGCTGGTGATCACCGCCGCCGCGGACGCGGACGTGCGGGGGCGACGCTCACCGTGGCGGTCCCGCCCGCTGGTGTGGCTCGGCGAGGTCTCGTTCGCCTTCTACCTGGTGCACGTGCTGGTGATGACGAGCGTGCTGCGCTGGACCGGGGACTGGGGTACCGGCTTCGGCGGCTGGCGCGGCCCGGCGGCGGTGCTCGGCTTCCTGCTGGTGAACCTGATCCTCGCCGGGCTACTGCATCGTTTCGTCGAGACCCCGATGATGCGCAGGCTCACTCCGCGCCGTTCGGCCCGCCCGGCGGTCATTCCTCGACAGCGAGCAGGCGGCACCGAAGCCCGCGACGCTGAAGCCAAAGCCGCTGAAGCCAAAGCCGCTGAAGCCCGCGACGCTGAAGCCCGCACCGAGGCCGGCGGGGCGAGTAAAGCTGGCGAGCGATCGACCTACGCCGACTCGCGCTGA
- a CDS encoding GNAT family N-acetyltransferase, translated as MLSWRNQETNRQVSKTSHEITADEHARWWSAVRDDPSRRVLVYVRDDLPSGVVTFFDLRLDGPRTGAWGFYLDADGLAERDETLPAWLAVMREAVEYAFDGLHLDRLDGEVLAHNTVVRQMNRRFRFVEGTPRQELSDGREITVIPISLNRADRRQR; from the coding sequence ATGTTGTCCTGGCGTAATCAGGAAACCAACCGTCAGGTCAGCAAGACCAGCCACGAAATCACCGCCGACGAGCACGCCCGGTGGTGGTCGGCGGTCCGTGACGACCCGTCCCGGCGGGTGCTGGTGTACGTCCGCGACGACCTGCCCAGCGGCGTGGTCACCTTCTTCGACCTGCGGCTGGACGGCCCCCGGACCGGCGCCTGGGGCTTCTATCTGGACGCTGACGGGCTGGCCGAGCGGGACGAGACGCTGCCCGCCTGGCTGGCGGTCATGCGGGAGGCCGTCGAGTACGCCTTCGACGGGCTGCACCTGGACCGACTCGACGGCGAGGTGCTCGCGCACAACACCGTCGTACGGCAGATGAACCGGCGTTTCCGATTCGTCGAGGGCACCCCCCGACAGGAGCTGTCCGATGGTCGGGAAATCACCGTAATCCCGATTTCCCTGAACCGGGCCGACCGCCGCCAGCGCTGA
- a CDS encoding AMP-binding protein: MTVAPPRPPAAAPPEPAGVDNRLVVGGAALTWRTLPTPVLPDPAAVLAHSAGHALAAARQHAVHGTELLLSAASRVDATMRAELLDAGFTVTVLDDDGAHPSAPPQPRAAEPGRLWLLTSGSTGRPKRVGHTLDTLTTVRADQPERTWLCPYAPGTYAWWQVVTLSLTQPGQHLVVVEPEELDDWPAVAAAHGVDAASGTPTFWRRTLHRDAAALARVPLRQITLGGEPVDQAILDQLREVFPTARISWIYASSEVGASIVVHDGRAGFPVGWLDREAPGRPTLSIRDDELIVTSPYHGAGLGGPVRTGDRVQVVDERVLITGRLDSDEINVGGSKVSAGVVRGVLAGHPAVAWARVTGRRAPVLGRMVVAEVVLVPTDPSDRPADPSGQPAVSVPDEAALVRWCANRLPEHAVPRRIRVLTEIPVKETLKSDV; the protein is encoded by the coding sequence GTGACCGTCGCGCCACCCCGCCCCCCGGCCGCCGCGCCCCCGGAACCGGCCGGCGTCGACAACCGGCTCGTCGTCGGCGGCGCCGCGCTGACCTGGCGGACGCTGCCGACGCCGGTGCTACCGGACCCCGCCGCGGTGCTCGCCCACTCCGCCGGTCACGCGCTCGCCGCCGCGCGGCAGCACGCCGTGCACGGCACCGAGCTGCTGCTCAGCGCCGCGAGCCGGGTCGACGCGACGATGCGCGCGGAGCTGCTGGACGCCGGGTTCACCGTGACCGTCCTCGACGACGACGGCGCCCACCCGAGCGCGCCGCCCCAGCCGCGCGCCGCCGAACCCGGCCGGCTCTGGCTGCTGACCTCGGGCTCGACCGGCCGTCCCAAGCGGGTCGGGCACACCCTCGACACGCTGACCACCGTGCGGGCCGACCAGCCGGAGCGGACCTGGCTCTGTCCCTACGCCCCCGGCACGTACGCCTGGTGGCAGGTGGTCACCCTGTCGCTGACCCAGCCCGGTCAGCACCTCGTGGTGGTCGAGCCGGAGGAGCTGGACGACTGGCCCGCGGTCGCCGCGGCGCACGGGGTCGACGCCGCGTCCGGTACGCCGACCTTCTGGCGCCGCACCCTGCACCGGGACGCCGCCGCGCTGGCCCGGGTGCCGCTGCGCCAGATCACCCTCGGCGGGGAACCGGTGGACCAGGCGATCCTGGACCAACTGCGGGAGGTCTTTCCCACCGCCCGGATCTCCTGGATCTACGCGTCTTCCGAGGTGGGCGCGTCCATCGTGGTGCACGACGGGCGGGCCGGGTTCCCGGTCGGCTGGCTGGACCGGGAGGCTCCCGGCCGGCCGACTCTCTCCATCCGCGACGACGAGCTGATCGTCACCTCGCCGTACCACGGCGCCGGGCTGGGCGGCCCGGTCCGTACCGGGGACCGAGTGCAGGTGGTCGACGAGCGGGTGCTGATCACCGGCCGCCTGGACTCCGACGAGATCAACGTCGGCGGCAGCAAGGTCTCCGCCGGTGTGGTCCGCGGTGTGCTGGCCGGGCACCCCGCGGTGGCCTGGGCCCGGGTCACCGGCCGCCGCGCCCCGGTGCTCGGCCGGATGGTGGTCGCCGAGGTGGTCCTCGTCCCCACTGACCCGTCCGACCGCCCCGCCGACCCGTCCGGCCAGCCCGCCGTCAGCGTGCCGGACGAGGCCGCGCTGGTTCGCTGGTGTGCCAACCGGCTGCCCGAGCACGCGGTGCCGCGCCGGATCCGCGTGCTGACCGAAATTCCCGTCAAGGAGACCCTGAAGAGCGATGTCTGA
- a CDS encoding glycosyltransferase family 2 protein, with product MVNEPTHAPLLSIVVPVYGVEAYLYQCLESIRADVPAGEADAVELIAVDDASPDGCGAMLRSYAAGRDGVRVVHLGSNVGLGLARNAGLDVASGRYVWFVDSDDWLPPGTIPAVLDRLRQHQPDVLMLDHLRVHEDGRREVDASSHLLRGMPGVARLADQPQLLRVQHTAWNKVVRRAVLDELELRFYPGWYEDIPFSHPLLIGAEKISVLDQVCYLYRQGRQGAITSTRSGRHFDAFAQYERLMDWLRLRHPDEQLRAELFELMISHLLVVVGNDDRLHPHLRRAFFHRVAEHYRRYLPTGGYPVPPGVAGLKHRLVGRGDYLAYSALRQAHRVAGRLRRSGPAGGADNGAGPAVADEDPSRPAESATGTGGGLAVGDAELDRGDALVGRRLP from the coding sequence GTGGTCAATGAGCCGACGCACGCACCGCTGCTGAGCATCGTCGTGCCCGTGTACGGCGTCGAGGCGTACCTGTACCAGTGCCTTGAATCGATCCGGGCCGACGTACCGGCGGGCGAGGCGGACGCGGTCGAGCTGATCGCCGTCGACGACGCCTCCCCGGACGGCTGCGGCGCGATGCTGCGGTCGTACGCCGCCGGCCGCGACGGGGTCCGGGTCGTTCATCTGGGCAGCAACGTGGGCCTGGGCCTGGCCCGCAACGCCGGCCTCGACGTGGCCTCCGGCCGGTACGTCTGGTTCGTCGACAGCGATGACTGGCTGCCGCCGGGCACCATCCCGGCGGTGCTGGACCGGCTGCGCCAGCATCAGCCCGACGTGCTGATGCTGGACCACCTGCGGGTGCACGAGGACGGCCGGCGGGAGGTCGACGCGAGCAGCCACCTGCTGCGCGGGATGCCGGGCGTGGCCCGCCTGGCCGACCAGCCGCAACTGCTGCGTGTGCAGCACACCGCGTGGAACAAGGTGGTGCGCCGCGCTGTCCTGGACGAGCTGGAGCTGCGGTTCTACCCCGGCTGGTACGAGGACATTCCGTTCAGCCACCCGCTGCTGATCGGCGCGGAGAAGATCTCCGTGCTGGACCAGGTCTGCTACCTGTACCGGCAGGGTCGGCAGGGTGCGATCACCTCCACCCGCAGCGGCCGACATTTCGACGCGTTCGCCCAGTACGAGCGGCTGATGGACTGGCTGCGCCTGCGGCACCCGGACGAGCAGTTGCGGGCCGAGCTGTTCGAGCTGATGATCAGTCACCTTCTGGTGGTGGTCGGCAACGACGATCGGCTGCACCCGCACCTGCGGCGGGCCTTCTTCCACCGGGTGGCCGAGCACTACCGCCGCTACCTGCCCACCGGTGGCTACCCGGTGCCACCGGGCGTGGCCGGGCTCAAGCATCGCCTGGTCGGTCGCGGCGACTACCTGGCGTACTCGGCGTTGCGGCAGGCGCACCGGGTCGCGGGCCGGCTGCGCCGGTCCGGCCCTGCGGGGGGCGCCGACAACGGTGCCGGGCCGGCCGTCGCCGACGAGGATCCGAGCCGACCGGCCGAGTCCGCGACGGGGACGGGCGGCGGGCTCGCGGTCGGCGACGCGGAGCTGGACCGGGGCGACGCGCTGGTCGGGCGCCGCCTGCCGTGA
- a CDS encoding DegT/DnrJ/EryC1/StrS family aminotransferase, with translation MTGMLPYGRHSVTEDDIAAVAGVLRGDWLTTGPQVEAFEADLAGWTGGAGCATVSNGTAALHVAYAAAGVGPGDEVIVPPMTFVATASSAVALGAKIVFADVEEDTFTLDPAAAAAATTARTRVVSAVDYAGHPADYDALRTALGGHDALLLADAAHSIGASYKDRPVGSLADLTTLSFFPTKNLTTAEGGAVVTPHPELLKRACRFRNIGLVRERDEQRWPDEGGWHQEVHEFGLNYRLPDVLCALGRSQLRRLGEFLARRDRLVARYDEALADLPGVRLPGRRAWARPAWHLYPIRVLDGRRREVYDRMRAAGIGVQVNYVPVHWHPAFADLGYRRGSCPVAESFYSQQLSLPLYPGLSDADQDRVIDALVAALRAGSVRSAA, from the coding sequence ATGACGGGGATGCTCCCGTACGGCCGGCACTCCGTCACCGAGGACGACATCGCGGCCGTGGCCGGCGTGCTGCGCGGCGACTGGCTCACCACCGGACCGCAGGTCGAGGCGTTCGAGGCCGACCTCGCCGGCTGGACCGGCGGCGCGGGCTGCGCCACCGTCTCCAACGGCACCGCGGCGCTGCACGTGGCGTACGCGGCGGCCGGCGTCGGCCCCGGAGACGAGGTGATCGTGCCGCCGATGACGTTCGTGGCGACCGCCAGCAGCGCCGTCGCGCTCGGCGCGAAGATCGTGTTCGCCGACGTCGAGGAGGACACCTTCACCCTCGACCCGGCGGCGGCTGCCGCCGCGACCACCGCGCGTACCCGGGTGGTGTCCGCCGTCGACTACGCCGGCCACCCGGCCGACTACGACGCGCTGCGCACCGCGCTGGGCGGGCACGACGCGCTGCTGCTCGCGGACGCGGCGCACTCCATCGGCGCCAGCTACAAGGACCGGCCGGTCGGGTCGCTGGCCGACCTGACCACGCTGTCGTTCTTCCCCACCAAGAACCTCACCACCGCCGAGGGCGGCGCGGTGGTGACCCCGCACCCGGAGCTGCTGAAGCGGGCCTGCCGGTTCCGCAACATCGGCCTGGTCCGCGAGCGCGACGAGCAACGGTGGCCGGACGAGGGCGGCTGGCACCAGGAGGTGCACGAGTTCGGGCTGAACTACCGGCTGCCGGACGTGCTCTGCGCGCTGGGCCGTAGCCAGCTGCGGCGGCTCGGCGAGTTCCTGGCCCGCCGGGACCGGCTGGTGGCCCGCTACGACGAGGCCCTCGCCGACCTGCCGGGCGTCCGGCTGCCGGGCCGGCGGGCGTGGGCCCGACCCGCCTGGCACCTCTACCCGATCCGGGTGCTCGACGGACGCCGCCGCGAGGTGTACGACCGGATGCGCGCCGCCGGCATCGGCGTCCAGGTGAACTACGTCCCCGTGCACTGGCACCCGGCCTTCGCCGACCTGGGTTACCGGCGCGGATCCTGCCCGGTGGCCGAGTCGTTCTACTCTCAGCAGCTGTCGCTGCCGCTCTACCCGGGACTCAGCGACGCCGACCAGGACCGCGTCATCGACGCGCTGGTCGCGGCCCTACGGGCCGGCTCGGTGCGTTCCGCCGCCTGA
- a CDS encoding C39 family peptidase, with translation MEDPVKHTLKRQLRRLTTERPYQIVTASAAALVIATTTGALFAGADDAPASQHTATTVAEMRSDSVASRGEARAASPSASTAPTTAAPAPATKAASPAAKASSNPDLTSKPKPPATKVLDYDYQVQNTYYNCGPAATRNALSAAGIDRTQGELGAELGTTEMGTNSALDTTRVLNAEVKGSPYRTRMFAGTPSPAQMDQLQADVVKAITDGRGVVANVAGDATDTDGGWHSYGGGHYIAVVGYKDNGRTVRIADSANAADPSYWITTINLANWIATRGYSA, from the coding sequence GTGGAGGACCCCGTGAAGCACACCCTGAAGCGTCAGCTCCGCCGCCTCACCACCGAGCGTCCGTACCAGATCGTCACCGCCTCCGCTGCGGCCCTCGTGATCGCGACCACCACCGGTGCTCTGTTCGCCGGCGCCGACGACGCCCCGGCCAGCCAGCACACCGCGACCACGGTCGCCGAGATGCGCAGCGACTCCGTTGCCTCCCGTGGCGAGGCGCGTGCCGCGTCCCCCTCGGCCAGCACCGCGCCGACCACCGCTGCCCCCGCGCCGGCCACCAAGGCCGCGTCGCCCGCCGCCAAGGCCAGCAGCAACCCGGACCTGACCAGTAAGCCGAAGCCGCCCGCGACCAAGGTGCTCGACTACGACTACCAGGTGCAGAACACGTACTACAACTGTGGCCCGGCTGCCACCCGCAACGCCCTCAGCGCCGCCGGCATCGACCGCACCCAGGGTGAGCTGGGCGCCGAGCTGGGCACCACCGAGATGGGCACCAACTCGGCCCTGGACACCACTCGGGTGCTCAACGCCGAGGTGAAGGGCTCCCCGTACCGGACCCGAATGTTCGCCGGCACGCCCAGCCCGGCCCAGATGGACCAGCTCCAGGCCGACGTGGTCAAGGCGATCACCGACGGCCGCGGCGTGGTGGCCAACGTCGCCGGCGACGCCACCGACACCGATGGCGGCTGGCACTCCTACGGCGGCGGCCACTACATCGCCGTGGTGGGTTACAAGGACAACGGCCGGACCGTGCGGATCGCCGACTCGGCCAACGCGGCCGACCCGTCGTACTGGATCACCACGATCAACCTGGCCAACTGGATCGCCACTCGGGGCTACTCCGCCTGA